In a single window of the Mesoplodon densirostris isolate mMesDen1 chromosome 18, mMesDen1 primary haplotype, whole genome shotgun sequence genome:
- the GGNBP2 gene encoding gametogenetin-binding protein 2 isoform X2, whose translation MARLVAVCRDGEEEFPFERRQIPLYIDDTLTMVMEFPDNVLNLDGHQNNGAQLKQFIQRHSMLKQQDLSIAMVVTSREVLSALSQLVPCVGCRRSVERLFSQLVESGNPALEPLTVGPKGVLSVTRSCMTDAKKLYTLFYVHGSKLNDMIDAIPKSKKNKRCQLHSLDTHKPKPLGGCWMDVWELMSQECRDEVVLIDSSCLLETLETYLRKHRFCTDCKNKVLRAYNILIGELDCSKEKGYCAALYEGLRCCPHERHIHVCCETDFIAHLLGRAEPEFAGGRRERHAKTIDIAQEEVLTCLGIHLYERLHRIWQKLRAEEQTWQMLFYLGVDALRKSFEMTVEKVQGISRLEQLCEEFSEEERVRELKQEKKRQKRKNRRKNKCVCDIPAPLQTADEKEVSQEKETDFIENSCKACGSTEDGNSCVEVIVTNESTSCTCPSSGNLLGSPKIKKGLSPHCNGSDCGYSSSMEGSETGSREGSDVACTEGICNHDEHGDDSCVHHCEDKEDDGDSCVECWANSEENTTKGKNKKKKKKSKMLKCDEHIQKLGSCITDPGNREASGNTVHTVFHRDKTKDTHPESCCSSEKGGQPLPWFEHRKNVPQFAEHTETSFGPDSGKGAKSLVELLDESECTSDEEIFISQDEIQSFMANNQSFYSNREQYRQHLKEKFNKYCRLNDHKSPICSGWLTTAGAN comes from the exons ATGGTGATGGAATTTCCTGACAATGTGTTAAATCTCGATGGGCATCAAAATAATGGTGCACAACTAAAGCAGTTCATTCAg CGACATAGTATGCTTAAGCAGCAAGATCTAAGTATTGCCATGGTGGTGACATCACGTGAAGTCTTGAGCGCACTTTCTCAGCTTGTCCCATGTGTTGGTTGTCGTCGAAGTGTGGAGCGCCTCTTTTCCCAGCTTGTAGAGTCTGGAAATCCTGCCCTTGAACCCCTGACAGTGGGGCCCAAGGGAGTCCTATCTGTAACTCGAAGCTGCATGACTGATGCAAAGAAgctttatacattattttatgtacATGG gtcCAAACTAAATGACATGATAGATGCTAttccaaaaagtaaaaagaacaaGAGATGTCAGTTGCACTCCTTAGATACGCACAAACCAAAACCTTTGGG AGGTTGTTGGATGGACGTATGGGAACTAATGTCCCAAGAATGCAGGGATGAAGTCGTTTTAATTGACTCTAGTTGTCTTTTAGAAACGCTAGAAACGTATCTGCGGAAACACAG ATTTTGCACTGATTGCAAAAATAAAGTCCTCCGAGCATACAATATCCTTATTGGTGAACTTGATTGCAGCAAAGAGAAGGGCTACTGTGCTGCACTTTATGAAGGCTTGCGGTGCTGTCCACATGAGCGACACATACATGTTTGCTGTGAGACAGACTTCATTGCACATCTTTTGGGTCGTGCTGAGCCAGAGTTCGCAGGAGG GAGAAGAGAAAGGCATGCTAAGACAATAGATATAGCTCAAGAAGAAGTTCTGACCTGCTTGGGAATTCATCTTTATGAAAGACTGCATCGAATCTGGCAAAAACTACGGGCAGAAGAACAGACGTGGCAGATGCTTTTCTATCTTGGTGTTGATGCTTTACGCAAGAGTTTTGAG ATGACTGTGGAAAAAGTACAGGGTATCAGTCGATTGGAACAACTTTGTGAAGAATTTTCAGAGGAGGAACGAGTAAGAGAACTCAAGCAAGAAAAGAAGCGCCAAAAGCGGAAGAACAGACGAAAAAATAAATGCGTCTGTGACATTCCTGCTCCCTTACAAACAGCAGATGAAAAGGAAGTAAGCCAAGAGAAG GAAACAGACTTCATAGAAAACAGCTGCAAAGCCTGTGGCAGCACTGAAGATGGTAATAGTTGTGTAGAAGTAATTGTTACCAATGAAAGTACATCATGTACCTGTCCTAGCAGTGGCAATCTTTTGGGGTCTCCTAAAATAAAGAAAG GCTTATCGCCACACTGTAATGGTAGTGATTGTGGATATTCATCTAGCATGGAAGGGAGTGAAACTGGTTCTCGGGAGGGTTCGGACGTTGCCTGCACTGAAGGCATTTGTAATCATGACGAACACG GTGATGACTCCTGTGTTCATCACTGTGAAGATAAAGAGGATGATGGCGATAGTTGTGTTGAATGTTGGGCAAATTCTGAAGAGAacaccaccaaaggaaaaaataaaaagaagaaaaagaaaagcaagatgtTGAAATGTGATGAACAT ATCCAAAAGCTTGGAAGCTGTATTACAGATCCAGGTAATCGAGAGGCCTCAGGAAATACCGTGCACACAGTGTTTCACCGTGACAAGACCAAAGATACACATCCTGAAAGCTGTTGCAGCTCTGAAAAGGGTGGGCAGCCACTGCCTTGGTTTGAGCATAGGaaaaatgtaccacagtttgcaGAACATACAGAAACGTCATTTGGTCCTGATTCCGGAAAAGGTGCCAAGAGCTTAGTTGAACTCCTT GATGAGTCTGAATGTACTTCAGATGAGGAAATCTTTATCTCACAAGATGAAATACAGTCATTTATGGCTAATAACCAGTCTTTCTACAGCAATAGAGAACAATACCGACAGcatctgaaggagaaatttaaTAAATACTGCCGCTTAAATGATCACAAGAGCCCCATTTGTAGTGGCTGGTTGACAACGGCTGgagcaaattaa
- the GGNBP2 gene encoding gametogenetin-binding protein 2 isoform X3: MARLVAVCRDGEEEFPFERRQIPLYIDDTLTMVMEFPDNVLNLDGHQNNGAQLKQFIQRHSMLKQQDLSIAMVVTSREVLSALSQLVPCVGCRRSVERLFSQLVESGNPALEPLTVGPKGVLSVTRSCMTDAKKLYTLFYVHGSKLNDMIDAIPKSKKNKRCQLHSLDTHKPKPLGGCWMDVWELMSQECRDEVVLIDSSCLLETLETYLRKHRFCTDCKNKVLRAYNILIGELDCSKEKGYCAALYEGLRCCPHERHIHVCCETDFIAHLLGRAEPEFAGGYERRERHAKTIDIAQEEVLTCLGIHLYERLHRIWQKLRAEEQTWQMLFYLGVDALRKSFEMTVEKVQGISRLEQLCEEFSEEERVRELKQEKKRQKRKNRRKNKCVCDIPAPLQTADEKEETDFIENSCKACGSTEDGNSCVEVIVTNESTSCTCPSSGNLLGSPKIKKGLSPHCNGSDCGYSSSMEGSETGSREGSDVACTEGICNHDEHGDDSCVHHCEDKEDDGDSCVECWANSEENTTKGKNKKKKKKSKMLKCDEHIQKLGSCITDPGNREASGNTVHTVFHRDKTKDTHPESCCSSEKGGQPLPWFEHRKNVPQFAEHTETSFGPDSGKGAKSLVELLDESECTSDEEIFISQDEIQSFMANNQSFYSNREQYRQHLKEKFNKYCRLNDHKSPICSGWLTTAGAN; this comes from the exons ATGGTGATGGAATTTCCTGACAATGTGTTAAATCTCGATGGGCATCAAAATAATGGTGCACAACTAAAGCAGTTCATTCAg CGACATAGTATGCTTAAGCAGCAAGATCTAAGTATTGCCATGGTGGTGACATCACGTGAAGTCTTGAGCGCACTTTCTCAGCTTGTCCCATGTGTTGGTTGTCGTCGAAGTGTGGAGCGCCTCTTTTCCCAGCTTGTAGAGTCTGGAAATCCTGCCCTTGAACCCCTGACAGTGGGGCCCAAGGGAGTCCTATCTGTAACTCGAAGCTGCATGACTGATGCAAAGAAgctttatacattattttatgtacATGG gtcCAAACTAAATGACATGATAGATGCTAttccaaaaagtaaaaagaacaaGAGATGTCAGTTGCACTCCTTAGATACGCACAAACCAAAACCTTTGGG AGGTTGTTGGATGGACGTATGGGAACTAATGTCCCAAGAATGCAGGGATGAAGTCGTTTTAATTGACTCTAGTTGTCTTTTAGAAACGCTAGAAACGTATCTGCGGAAACACAG ATTTTGCACTGATTGCAAAAATAAAGTCCTCCGAGCATACAATATCCTTATTGGTGAACTTGATTGCAGCAAAGAGAAGGGCTACTGTGCTGCACTTTATGAAGGCTTGCGGTGCTGTCCACATGAGCGACACATACATGTTTGCTGTGAGACAGACTTCATTGCACATCTTTTGGGTCGTGCTGAGCCAGAGTTCGCAGGAGGGTATGA GAGAAGAGAAAGGCATGCTAAGACAATAGATATAGCTCAAGAAGAAGTTCTGACCTGCTTGGGAATTCATCTTTATGAAAGACTGCATCGAATCTGGCAAAAACTACGGGCAGAAGAACAGACGTGGCAGATGCTTTTCTATCTTGGTGTTGATGCTTTACGCAAGAGTTTTGAG ATGACTGTGGAAAAAGTACAGGGTATCAGTCGATTGGAACAACTTTGTGAAGAATTTTCAGAGGAGGAACGAGTAAGAGAACTCAAGCAAGAAAAGAAGCGCCAAAAGCGGAAGAACAGACGAAAAAATAAATGCGTCTGTGACATTCCTGCTCCCTTACAAACAGCAGATGAAAAGGAA GAAACAGACTTCATAGAAAACAGCTGCAAAGCCTGTGGCAGCACTGAAGATGGTAATAGTTGTGTAGAAGTAATTGTTACCAATGAAAGTACATCATGTACCTGTCCTAGCAGTGGCAATCTTTTGGGGTCTCCTAAAATAAAGAAAG GCTTATCGCCACACTGTAATGGTAGTGATTGTGGATATTCATCTAGCATGGAAGGGAGTGAAACTGGTTCTCGGGAGGGTTCGGACGTTGCCTGCACTGAAGGCATTTGTAATCATGACGAACACG GTGATGACTCCTGTGTTCATCACTGTGAAGATAAAGAGGATGATGGCGATAGTTGTGTTGAATGTTGGGCAAATTCTGAAGAGAacaccaccaaaggaaaaaataaaaagaagaaaaagaaaagcaagatgtTGAAATGTGATGAACAT ATCCAAAAGCTTGGAAGCTGTATTACAGATCCAGGTAATCGAGAGGCCTCAGGAAATACCGTGCACACAGTGTTTCACCGTGACAAGACCAAAGATACACATCCTGAAAGCTGTTGCAGCTCTGAAAAGGGTGGGCAGCCACTGCCTTGGTTTGAGCATAGGaaaaatgtaccacagtttgcaGAACATACAGAAACGTCATTTGGTCCTGATTCCGGAAAAGGTGCCAAGAGCTTAGTTGAACTCCTT GATGAGTCTGAATGTACTTCAGATGAGGAAATCTTTATCTCACAAGATGAAATACAGTCATTTATGGCTAATAACCAGTCTTTCTACAGCAATAGAGAACAATACCGACAGcatctgaaggagaaatttaaTAAATACTGCCGCTTAAATGATCACAAGAGCCCCATTTGTAGTGGCTGGTTGACAACGGCTGgagcaaattaa
- the GGNBP2 gene encoding gametogenetin-binding protein 2 isoform X1, with the protein MARLVAVCRDGEEEFPFERRQIPLYIDDTLTMVMEFPDNVLNLDGHQNNGAQLKQFIQRHSMLKQQDLSIAMVVTSREVLSALSQLVPCVGCRRSVERLFSQLVESGNPALEPLTVGPKGVLSVTRSCMTDAKKLYTLFYVHGSKLNDMIDAIPKSKKNKRCQLHSLDTHKPKPLGGCWMDVWELMSQECRDEVVLIDSSCLLETLETYLRKHRFCTDCKNKVLRAYNILIGELDCSKEKGYCAALYEGLRCCPHERHIHVCCETDFIAHLLGRAEPEFAGGYERRERHAKTIDIAQEEVLTCLGIHLYERLHRIWQKLRAEEQTWQMLFYLGVDALRKSFEMTVEKVQGISRLEQLCEEFSEEERVRELKQEKKRQKRKNRRKNKCVCDIPAPLQTADEKEVSQEKETDFIENSCKACGSTEDGNSCVEVIVTNESTSCTCPSSGNLLGSPKIKKGLSPHCNGSDCGYSSSMEGSETGSREGSDVACTEGICNHDEHGDDSCVHHCEDKEDDGDSCVECWANSEENTTKGKNKKKKKKSKMLKCDEHIQKLGSCITDPGNREASGNTVHTVFHRDKTKDTHPESCCSSEKGGQPLPWFEHRKNVPQFAEHTETSFGPDSGKGAKSLVELLDESECTSDEEIFISQDEIQSFMANNQSFYSNREQYRQHLKEKFNKYCRLNDHKSPICSGWLTTAGAN; encoded by the exons ATGGTGATGGAATTTCCTGACAATGTGTTAAATCTCGATGGGCATCAAAATAATGGTGCACAACTAAAGCAGTTCATTCAg CGACATAGTATGCTTAAGCAGCAAGATCTAAGTATTGCCATGGTGGTGACATCACGTGAAGTCTTGAGCGCACTTTCTCAGCTTGTCCCATGTGTTGGTTGTCGTCGAAGTGTGGAGCGCCTCTTTTCCCAGCTTGTAGAGTCTGGAAATCCTGCCCTTGAACCCCTGACAGTGGGGCCCAAGGGAGTCCTATCTGTAACTCGAAGCTGCATGACTGATGCAAAGAAgctttatacattattttatgtacATGG gtcCAAACTAAATGACATGATAGATGCTAttccaaaaagtaaaaagaacaaGAGATGTCAGTTGCACTCCTTAGATACGCACAAACCAAAACCTTTGGG AGGTTGTTGGATGGACGTATGGGAACTAATGTCCCAAGAATGCAGGGATGAAGTCGTTTTAATTGACTCTAGTTGTCTTTTAGAAACGCTAGAAACGTATCTGCGGAAACACAG ATTTTGCACTGATTGCAAAAATAAAGTCCTCCGAGCATACAATATCCTTATTGGTGAACTTGATTGCAGCAAAGAGAAGGGCTACTGTGCTGCACTTTATGAAGGCTTGCGGTGCTGTCCACATGAGCGACACATACATGTTTGCTGTGAGACAGACTTCATTGCACATCTTTTGGGTCGTGCTGAGCCAGAGTTCGCAGGAGGGTATGA GAGAAGAGAAAGGCATGCTAAGACAATAGATATAGCTCAAGAAGAAGTTCTGACCTGCTTGGGAATTCATCTTTATGAAAGACTGCATCGAATCTGGCAAAAACTACGGGCAGAAGAACAGACGTGGCAGATGCTTTTCTATCTTGGTGTTGATGCTTTACGCAAGAGTTTTGAG ATGACTGTGGAAAAAGTACAGGGTATCAGTCGATTGGAACAACTTTGTGAAGAATTTTCAGAGGAGGAACGAGTAAGAGAACTCAAGCAAGAAAAGAAGCGCCAAAAGCGGAAGAACAGACGAAAAAATAAATGCGTCTGTGACATTCCTGCTCCCTTACAAACAGCAGATGAAAAGGAAGTAAGCCAAGAGAAG GAAACAGACTTCATAGAAAACAGCTGCAAAGCCTGTGGCAGCACTGAAGATGGTAATAGTTGTGTAGAAGTAATTGTTACCAATGAAAGTACATCATGTACCTGTCCTAGCAGTGGCAATCTTTTGGGGTCTCCTAAAATAAAGAAAG GCTTATCGCCACACTGTAATGGTAGTGATTGTGGATATTCATCTAGCATGGAAGGGAGTGAAACTGGTTCTCGGGAGGGTTCGGACGTTGCCTGCACTGAAGGCATTTGTAATCATGACGAACACG GTGATGACTCCTGTGTTCATCACTGTGAAGATAAAGAGGATGATGGCGATAGTTGTGTTGAATGTTGGGCAAATTCTGAAGAGAacaccaccaaaggaaaaaataaaaagaagaaaaagaaaagcaagatgtTGAAATGTGATGAACAT ATCCAAAAGCTTGGAAGCTGTATTACAGATCCAGGTAATCGAGAGGCCTCAGGAAATACCGTGCACACAGTGTTTCACCGTGACAAGACCAAAGATACACATCCTGAAAGCTGTTGCAGCTCTGAAAAGGGTGGGCAGCCACTGCCTTGGTTTGAGCATAGGaaaaatgtaccacagtttgcaGAACATACAGAAACGTCATTTGGTCCTGATTCCGGAAAAGGTGCCAAGAGCTTAGTTGAACTCCTT GATGAGTCTGAATGTACTTCAGATGAGGAAATCTTTATCTCACAAGATGAAATACAGTCATTTATGGCTAATAACCAGTCTTTCTACAGCAATAGAGAACAATACCGACAGcatctgaaggagaaatttaaTAAATACTGCCGCTTAAATGATCACAAGAGCCCCATTTGTAGTGGCTGGTTGACAACGGCTGgagcaaattaa